The proteins below are encoded in one region of Oceanispirochaeta sp.:
- a CDS encoding LacI family DNA-binding transcriptional regulator: MKRSKGNSKITIKDIAAKAGVGIGTVSRVLNNSPNVKDSTRSEVLRIAKEFNYVPNGAARMLVRQSHSVATVGLLLPVVENQFFFELIKHIYSRLKADQFNIMIFNTDHGQESVIHHIVEQRLSAVLTLGDPPLTASEQEILNFHKIPFLYVDHHEADTSYISYDSVRGSTLAAEYLISRDCRKIMMIGLSDRSQQQLDRFEGFRKRADEAGGILVSELCINSEEECYDISRTLMNDKNLDGLFYFSDTMAYGGIQARMESGATVSIIGYDDIFPSKYMKLSTIRQSLEILGTEAASMIIELVRQREDGEDHQILQQILQPELVDRDS; this comes from the coding sequence ATGAAAAGGTCCAAAGGGAACAGTAAAATTACTATAAAAGATATTGCCGCCAAAGCCGGGGTCGGAATCGGCACTGTTTCCAGGGTTCTGAATAACAGTCCCAATGTGAAGGACAGTACCCGTTCGGAAGTCTTGAGGATTGCCAAAGAGTTCAATTATGTTCCCAATGGAGCGGCCCGTATGCTGGTGCGCCAGTCACATTCTGTGGCCACCGTCGGGCTTCTCCTTCCTGTGGTGGAGAATCAGTTTTTCTTCGAGCTGATCAAGCACATCTATTCCCGCCTCAAGGCAGATCAGTTCAATATCATGATCTTCAATACCGACCACGGGCAGGAAAGTGTCATCCATCATATAGTAGAGCAGAGGCTGTCCGCCGTCTTGACTCTGGGAGACCCTCCGCTGACGGCGTCAGAGCAGGAAATTCTCAACTTTCATAAGATACCCTTTCTGTATGTGGATCATCATGAGGCGGATACAAGTTATATCAGCTATGATAGCGTGAGGGGCAGTACACTGGCCGCAGAGTACCTTATCTCCCGGGATTGCAGAAAAATAATGATGATAGGCCTCAGTGATCGTTCACAACAGCAGCTGGACCGCTTTGAGGGGTTCAGGAAGAGAGCCGATGAAGCCGGGGGTATCCTGGTTTCAGAGCTCTGCATTAACTCGGAAGAGGAGTGTTACGACATCAGCCGGACACTGATGAATGATAAAAATCTGGATGGTCTTTTTTATTTTTCTGATACCATGGCCTATGGAGGCATACAGGCCCGAATGGAGTCGGGAGCGACCGTTTCCATCATCGGATACGATGATATTTTTCCTTCCAAGTACATGAAACTTTCCACTATCAGGCAGTCCCTCGAGATTCTGGGAACTGAGGCTGCATCAATGATCATTGAGCTGGTCAGGCAGAGGGAAGATGGAGAGGATCATCAGATTCTGCAGCAGATTCTTCAGCCCGAATTGGTTGACCGGGACTCCTGA
- a CDS encoding metal-dependent transcriptional regulator codes for MNGISDQELLDLQRQFPSALNYLTSIYIINREYGKVGNSRLASRLKVSKPAANQAMGRLKKLGLTEQVPYESIRLTPEGRRFAEAVLIRHYLIEHLLISKLEYPWEKSDEEAQRLQASLSEDFTEYLYNFFGQPKTCPHGNPFPGTDGEEELVRAKRLMEAPVESDLKLIRITEEGESQDGLLPYCHKMNLYPGKKLFLVKKDEEAVTVMMDETEILIPRDIAAYLCYRQL; via the coding sequence ATGAATGGAATCAGCGACCAGGAGCTTTTGGATCTGCAGAGGCAGTTCCCTTCTGCCTTAAACTACCTTACATCTATTTACATTATAAACAGAGAATATGGAAAAGTCGGAAATTCCAGACTCGCCAGCCGCTTAAAAGTATCCAAGCCGGCGGCAAACCAGGCCATGGGCCGTCTCAAGAAATTGGGTCTGACAGAACAGGTCCCCTATGAATCGATCCGGCTCACTCCGGAAGGCCGCCGGTTCGCCGAAGCCGTTTTGATCCGGCATTATCTAATCGAACATCTGCTGATTTCCAAGCTGGAGTATCCCTGGGAAAAATCCGATGAGGAGGCTCAGAGACTCCAGGCTTCACTCTCAGAGGATTTCACGGAGTACCTTTATAATTTCTTCGGCCAGCCAAAGACCTGCCCTCATGGAAATCCTTTTCCCGGGACTGATGGTGAAGAAGAGTTGGTCAGAGCCAAACGCCTCATGGAAGCCCCGGTAGAATCAGACCTCAAGCTTATCCGGATAACCGAAGAGGGAGAGTCGCAGGACGGCCTGTTACCCTACTGTCACAAAATGAACCTCTACCCCGGAAAAAAATTATTCCTCGTCAAAAAAGATGAAGAGGCTGTGACGGTCATGATGGATGAAACAGAGATTCTGATACCCCGGGACATTGCCGCCTACCTCTGCTATAGACAGCTATAG
- a CDS encoding flavin reductase family protein: protein MGRINWKPGNMIFPVPAVLVSCGNEEDGYNLVTVSWTGTVCTNPPLCYISLKKERLSHEIISKNREFVINLSTEKMARATDWCGVKSGRDFDKFRECGFTPLSALKVKAPLVAESPVAIECRVMEIKELGSHDMFLAEVISVSVDDQYLDNDSGAFNMNRAGLIASAHGKYCALKEPLGHFGYSIKKPKKKKKKKKTIPRIKSHP from the coding sequence ATGGGAAGGATAAACTGGAAGCCTGGAAATATGATTTTTCCCGTTCCGGCGGTTCTGGTGAGCTGCGGAAATGAAGAGGATGGATACAACCTGGTCACCGTATCCTGGACAGGAACGGTATGCACCAACCCGCCCCTTTGTTATATATCCCTCAAAAAGGAGCGCCTGTCTCATGAGATCATCAGCAAAAACAGAGAGTTCGTAATCAACTTGTCCACAGAAAAGATGGCCCGGGCTACAGACTGGTGCGGAGTAAAATCAGGAAGGGATTTTGATAAATTCAGAGAGTGCGGTTTCACCCCCCTGTCAGCACTGAAGGTCAAGGCTCCTCTGGTGGCAGAATCACCTGTGGCCATCGAATGCCGGGTCATGGAGATAAAAGAACTGGGGAGTCATGATATGTTCCTGGCAGAAGTCATCTCAGTCAGCGTGGATGATCAGTACCTGGACAATGACAGCGGTGCTTTTAATATGAACAGAGCGGGACTCATTGCCAGTGCACACGGGAAATACTGTGCCTTGAAAGAGCCTCTTGGCCACTTTGGTTACTCGATCAAGAAGCCTAAAAAGAAGAAAAAGAAGAAAAAAACCATCCCGCGAATTAAATCTCACCCTTAA
- a CDS encoding CsgG/HfaB family protein has protein sequence MKFLKAQIIPLICLVWTTTALWGASPQVVTIFHFENTAGRAEDQWMSRAFADGLSSRLALSDLTLVEREDLESVLKEQKLGLSGMTDESTALELGKILNATQLIRGSYILVDGRIKVSVKVTDTTRGAILFAVSKESSPEEFFDLEASLAWALGEFYGFQPAETVMSASQEALHLYYKGLLSLDNEEYSQATRDFQDALNLDPSFQGPRDSLEDSYRFLKDFKNARYQREMNLLYRRLENLLNQAQADPFKSWGDLVTEKATRGEDIQILMALVQEHPELTWGSTRAEVLWHAQNVMLEIADYAVEYFENTREADRMQDGVIAISIKAKKNMPEDPFLPELIYQELLAWYYREHWDNMISICESLMYGWPDYRMMWAIEDFYEMALEEQDGSLRD, from the coding sequence ATGAAATTTCTTAAGGCCCAGATAATACCTTTGATTTGTCTGGTCTGGACTACCACGGCCCTATGGGGAGCGTCTCCTCAGGTAGTGACGATCTTCCATTTTGAAAACACGGCGGGTAGGGCTGAAGATCAATGGATGTCCCGGGCTTTTGCAGATGGTTTGAGCAGCCGTCTGGCCTTATCCGATCTAACTCTGGTTGAACGGGAAGATCTGGAGTCTGTATTGAAGGAGCAGAAGCTGGGTTTGTCTGGAATGACCGATGAATCTACCGCTCTGGAACTGGGGAAAATCCTGAATGCCACCCAGCTTATCCGGGGGAGCTACATTCTCGTGGATGGAAGGATCAAGGTTTCTGTTAAGGTTACGGATACAACAAGAGGGGCGATTCTCTTTGCCGTGTCAAAAGAAAGCAGTCCTGAAGAGTTTTTTGATCTGGAAGCCTCCCTGGCCTGGGCTCTGGGTGAATTTTATGGATTCCAACCTGCGGAGACCGTGATGTCAGCCTCACAGGAGGCTCTTCATCTCTATTATAAAGGGCTCTTATCCCTGGATAATGAGGAATACAGCCAGGCCACCCGGGACTTTCAGGATGCCTTGAATCTTGACCCCTCCTTTCAGGGACCCCGGGACAGTCTGGAGGATAGTTATCGTTTTCTGAAAGATTTCAAAAACGCCCGGTATCAGCGGGAAATGAATTTGCTGTACCGAAGGCTGGAAAATCTTCTGAATCAAGCCCAGGCAGACCCGTTTAAAAGCTGGGGAGATCTTGTGACTGAGAAGGCAACGAGAGGAGAGGATATTCAGATTCTGATGGCCCTGGTTCAGGAGCATCCTGAACTGACCTGGGGGAGCACCAGGGCAGAAGTGTTGTGGCATGCACAGAATGTCATGCTGGAAATAGCTGATTATGCGGTAGAATATTTCGAAAATACCCGGGAAGCCGACAGGATGCAGGATGGTGTGATTGCGATTTCAATAAAGGCCAAAAAGAACATGCCCGAGGACCCCTTCCTGCCGGAGCTAATCTATCAGGAGCTTCTGGCCTGGTATTACAGGGAACATTGGGACAACATGATATCCATCTGTGAATCTCTTATGTACGGATGGCCCGATTACAGGATGATGTGGGCCATTGAAGATTTTTATGAGATGGCTCTGGAGGAGCAAGACGGTTCACTCCGTGATTAA
- a CDS encoding LPP20 family lipoprotein has product MYRTLLIFMGVLWGSLFFLISCATSPEKNIRPEPDWLSSPPSDSGFYYGIGGSITDDEAKDRERALVRARSDLAASISVDVISVLDLKNKVDAEGISTETLESRVQQSVEQSLVNLQTVDSWYHPDRGYWVLVRMDKEEWDKQRREDRRVSIPVPSGLEELSGLNVSFLSALNNKNLPLKLLPGGKKTPYEIRLDWIVSDYPQLDDSTGIFFSKVSGTVSFKQYGLLLYSKPYGPVKDGGLNYEQARERAAQKVLLQFSGDEDFNSGIIREMGGA; this is encoded by the coding sequence ATGTACCGAACTTTGCTTATATTTATGGGAGTTTTATGGGGATCTTTATTTTTTCTGATTTCCTGTGCAACATCTCCGGAGAAGAACATCAGGCCGGAACCGGACTGGCTCTCTTCTCCTCCCTCGGATTCCGGTTTTTATTATGGAATCGGAGGTTCAATCACAGATGATGAGGCAAAGGACCGTGAGAGAGCCCTGGTCAGGGCCCGGTCAGATCTGGCTGCCTCCATCTCTGTTGATGTTATTTCAGTTCTGGATTTGAAAAACAAGGTCGATGCCGAAGGAATCAGTACAGAAACACTGGAAAGCCGGGTGCAGCAATCGGTGGAACAGAGTCTTGTTAACCTGCAGACCGTCGATTCCTGGTACCATCCCGACCGTGGCTATTGGGTTCTTGTCAGGATGGATAAAGAGGAGTGGGACAAGCAGAGACGTGAAGACCGGCGGGTTTCGATTCCTGTTCCATCGGGACTGGAAGAGCTTTCCGGGCTCAATGTTTCCTTTCTCTCTGCTCTGAATAATAAGAATCTTCCTCTGAAACTCCTCCCCGGAGGAAAAAAGACCCCCTATGAAATCAGACTGGACTGGATTGTTTCTGATTATCCCCAGCTGGATGACAGTACAGGCATATTCTTTTCCAAGGTGTCTGGAACGGTTAGTTTTAAACAGTATGGATTGCTCTTGTACAGTAAACCCTACGGCCCGGTGAAAGATGGCGGTTTGAATTATGAACAGGCTCGGGAAAGGGCGGCTCAGAAGGTTCTCCTCCAGTTCAGTGGAGATGAGGATTTTAATTCCGGCATCATCCGGGAGATGGGGGGAGCATGA
- the lon gene encoding endopeptidase La translates to MNEILNIPKELPLVPMKGAILFPEGITTVRISGLKDDEAAFGDKNPSGLAAAVSLKKNFDLTDLEKEDFFTIGTLSFIESAIHKDGELHLKLRGVQRIKINHIEKRDKLFYAQIESLVDQDDMDVNSRESMLKGMKELARDIASFFAGTESAVKQLDMILHPGPLMYNIIPYLNISRVEKQELLEISSLKERGLKVLDYMASQKESFKLQAEIAGKMTEKASKSYRENVLREQLKVIQKELNESGSEEDQGFKAKIDKSGMPDEVRKVALKELEKLEEQPPNSPETRIIQNYLDLLVDLPWTSEDSGDIDLKEARRILDEQHYGLEKVKKRIIQHLAVMKLKNEKKGSILLLVGPPGTGKTSLGKSIAEALNRKYVRASLGGMRDEAEIRGHRRTYIGALPGRIIKGMKKAGTRNPVFVLDEVDKLMQSYSGDPAGALLEVLDPEQNNSFSDHYLEVPYDLSDVFFVATANTLETIPGPLLDRMEVITLSGYTNPEKFHIGQKHLIPTVLDDHGLNAEQVVIEEDALTEVIENYTREAGVRGLKRKIAQLARVVSEKVVSEESALPIHIRKEDVEEYLDNQKVRHEQIGKMNPPGVVTGMAWTPVGGEILFVESTNMPGTGGLTITGQLGDVMKESARISLSLIRSRLSMYTGHFAFKEQDIHIHVPSGAVPKDGPSAGVTLLTSLASLITGSPVHPELAMTGEITLRGAVMPVGGVKDKVLAAHRAGIRKIILPAENVKDMDELPEEIRNDLKVIPVENIKEVLKEALGLDLPDIEMPEAPQFHQPKGSESAV, encoded by the coding sequence ATGAATGAAATATTAAATATACCCAAAGAACTCCCCCTGGTTCCCATGAAAGGAGCCATACTTTTTCCGGAAGGAATCACCACAGTCCGGATCAGTGGACTCAAAGATGATGAAGCCGCATTCGGCGACAAGAACCCTAGCGGCCTGGCGGCCGCTGTCTCTCTGAAAAAGAATTTTGATCTGACAGATCTGGAAAAAGAAGATTTTTTTACCATAGGCACCCTATCCTTCATTGAAAGTGCCATACATAAAGACGGAGAACTCCATCTTAAACTCAGAGGAGTTCAGCGGATCAAGATAAATCATATTGAAAAACGAGACAAACTATTTTATGCGCAGATTGAATCCCTGGTAGACCAGGACGATATGGATGTAAACAGCAGGGAGTCCATGCTGAAGGGCATGAAAGAGCTGGCCCGGGACATCGCATCCTTTTTTGCCGGAACCGAATCTGCAGTCAAACAGTTGGACATGATCCTTCATCCGGGACCTTTGATGTACAACATCATCCCCTATCTGAACATATCCCGGGTGGAAAAACAGGAACTCCTGGAAATATCCTCCCTCAAGGAAAGGGGTCTCAAGGTTCTGGACTATATGGCCAGCCAAAAGGAGTCCTTCAAACTCCAGGCAGAAATTGCCGGTAAGATGACCGAAAAAGCAAGTAAAAGCTATCGTGAGAATGTACTGAGAGAACAGCTCAAGGTGATACAGAAAGAACTCAATGAATCGGGAAGTGAAGAAGACCAGGGATTCAAGGCAAAAATAGACAAGTCGGGAATGCCCGATGAAGTCAGAAAAGTCGCCTTAAAAGAGCTGGAAAAGCTGGAGGAACAGCCCCCCAACAGCCCCGAGACCAGAATTATTCAGAACTACCTGGATCTGCTGGTGGATCTTCCCTGGACAAGTGAAGACTCGGGAGATATTGACCTCAAAGAAGCCAGACGTATTCTGGACGAGCAGCATTACGGCCTGGAGAAGGTTAAAAAAAGAATCATACAACACCTGGCAGTGATGAAACTCAAGAACGAAAAGAAGGGATCCATACTCCTATTGGTAGGACCTCCCGGTACTGGAAAGACCAGTCTGGGGAAGAGCATCGCCGAGGCCTTGAACCGCAAGTATGTAAGAGCCAGCCTGGGTGGTATGCGGGATGAAGCCGAAATACGCGGACACCGCCGGACCTATATCGGGGCCCTCCCCGGCAGGATCATAAAGGGAATGAAAAAAGCCGGAACACGCAATCCTGTGTTTGTCCTGGATGAAGTGGATAAACTCATGCAATCCTACAGCGGTGATCCGGCAGGAGCCCTGCTGGAAGTCCTTGACCCCGAGCAGAACAACAGTTTTTCCGATCACTATCTGGAAGTGCCCTATGACCTGTCAGATGTGTTTTTCGTGGCTACCGCCAATACTCTTGAAACCATTCCCGGTCCTCTTCTGGACAGGATGGAAGTCATCACCCTCTCGGGATATACAAACCCTGAGAAGTTCCACATCGGGCAAAAACATCTGATCCCCACGGTTCTGGATGATCATGGTTTAAATGCAGAACAGGTTGTCATTGAAGAAGATGCCCTGACCGAAGTGATTGAAAACTATACCCGTGAAGCGGGAGTCCGAGGGCTGAAGCGTAAAATTGCCCAGTTAGCCCGGGTTGTCTCTGAAAAGGTTGTTTCAGAAGAATCGGCACTTCCCATTCATATCAGAAAAGAAGATGTGGAAGAATATCTGGATAATCAGAAGGTTCGTCATGAACAGATTGGCAAAATGAATCCTCCCGGTGTCGTAACCGGCATGGCCTGGACCCCCGTAGGAGGAGAGATTCTCTTTGTGGAATCCACAAATATGCCCGGAACAGGCGGCTTGACCATCACGGGTCAACTGGGGGATGTAATGAAAGAATCCGCCAGAATATCCCTGAGCCTGATCCGCTCCCGCCTGTCCATGTATACTGGTCATTTCGCCTTTAAGGAACAGGATATTCATATCCATGTCCCCTCGGGAGCGGTTCCCAAGGACGGACCATCGGCGGGAGTCACTCTACTGACATCCCTGGCCTCCCTCATTACGGGGTCTCCCGTTCATCCTGAATTGGCCATGACAGGTGAAATCACCTTGAGAGGAGCCGTCATGCCTGTGGGTGGAGTCAAAGACAAAGTTCTGGCCGCTCACAGGGCAGGAATCAGAAAGATAATCCTCCCCGCCGAAAACGTGAAAGACATGGATGAACTTCCCGAAGAAATCAGAAACGACCTGAAGGTCATTCCGGTGGAAAATATTAAGGAAGTTCTTAAAGAAGCCCTTGGATTGGATCTTCCTGACATCGAGATGCCGGAAGCACCCCAGTTCCATCAGCCGAAAGGATCTGAAAGCGCTGTCTGA
- a CDS encoding helix-turn-helix domain-containing protein: MDRREYRFGEKIKKVREGQSVTLKKLAEEMQVSVSLLSQIENNRVSPSIDTLLCLADILDIDPEYLFRDFRKKRKVRIVRGEERNRLTLGSVQYELLTPTAPPDEDFALETLELTIEPGGEKGSDEYGHPGREMGIILSGQGELKYGTESYSLRKGDSLSFSSAVPHILINNGEEPLKAIWIITPPRLFS, encoded by the coding sequence ATGGATCGTCGGGAATACAGGTTTGGAGAGAAGATCAAAAAAGTCAGGGAGGGCCAATCGGTCACCCTGAAGAAGCTGGCCGAAGAGATGCAGGTCAGCGTCAGCCTTCTATCCCAGATCGAAAACAACAGGGTCTCCCCGTCAATTGATACTCTTCTCTGCCTTGCCGATATCCTGGACATTGATCCCGAATATCTATTCAGGGATTTCAGAAAAAAGAGAAAGGTTCGTATCGTCCGGGGAGAAGAGAGAAACAGACTCACTCTGGGTTCGGTTCAGTATGAACTTCTGACACCTACTGCTCCTCCGGATGAAGATTTTGCCCTGGAGACATTGGAATTGACCATTGAACCGGGAGGAGAAAAAGGCAGCGATGAATATGGCCATCCCGGGAGGGAGATGGGTATCATCCTCAGCGGACAGGGAGAACTGAAGTACGGCACCGAAAGCTATAGCTTGAGAAAAGGAGACAGCCTCTCCTTCTCTTCTGCGGTCCCCCATATTCTCATTAACAATGGGGAAGAACCCTTAAAAGCCATCTGGATCATTACACCCCCCAGGCTGTTCAGCTAA
- a CDS encoding 3-isopropylmalate dehydratase large subunit, giving the protein MGKTIAEKIFDAHRVDSPEEGIFVLNLDRVFCHEITTPIAINDLIHRGKDRVFDPDKIKAVIDHVTPAKDSKTAEQGKIMREWAARQGIKDFFDIGQNGVCHALFPEKGFVRPGFTVIMGDSHTCTHGAFGAFAAGVGTTDLEVGILKGVCSFKTPESIKINVTGTLRGGVYAKDVILFLIGKIGVNGATNKVIEFTGPVIDGFSMEERMTICNMAVEAGGTCGICSPDMTTVDYHWKFIKDYFASKKAALEEYGQWTSDGDASYSKVIELDVSALEPVATFGSKPDQIKTISEMENTRVDQIYIGSCTNGRIEDLRVVAEILKNQKVSEKVRVVLSPATPDIYRQALKEGLIEIFMDAGVCLTNPTCGACLGMSNGVLADGEVCASTTNRNFNGRMGKGGTVHLMSPASAAATAISGTITNSALYKG; this is encoded by the coding sequence ATGGGAAAAACCATTGCCGAAAAGATTTTCGATGCACACAGGGTAGACAGCCCCGAAGAGGGAATCTTCGTGCTGAATCTGGACAGAGTATTCTGTCACGAAATCACAACCCCCATTGCGATCAACGATCTGATCCACCGCGGGAAAGACAGGGTCTTTGATCCGGACAAAATCAAGGCCGTCATTGACCATGTGACCCCTGCAAAAGACTCAAAAACAGCTGAGCAGGGAAAGATCATGAGAGAATGGGCCGCCCGCCAGGGAATCAAGGATTTCTTTGACATCGGTCAAAATGGTGTCTGTCATGCCCTCTTCCCGGAAAAAGGATTTGTCCGTCCCGGGTTTACAGTCATCATGGGAGATTCCCACACCTGTACACACGGAGCCTTCGGCGCCTTTGCGGCAGGAGTCGGAACTACCGACCTGGAAGTGGGCATTCTCAAGGGTGTGTGCAGCTTCAAGACTCCAGAATCCATTAAAATCAACGTGACCGGAACCCTGCGAGGCGGGGTCTACGCCAAAGATGTCATCCTGTTCCTCATCGGGAAAATTGGTGTCAACGGAGCCACAAACAAGGTGATCGAGTTTACCGGTCCTGTAATTGACGGTTTTTCAATGGAAGAAAGAATGACCATCTGCAATATGGCCGTTGAAGCCGGAGGAACCTGCGGTATATGCAGCCCCGACATGACCACTGTGGACTACCACTGGAAATTCATCAAGGATTATTTTGCAAGCAAAAAAGCGGCTCTGGAAGAGTACGGGCAATGGACCTCCGATGGTGATGCGTCCTACTCTAAAGTCATTGAACTGGATGTCAGTGCCCTGGAACCGGTGGCCACCTTCGGTTCAAAACCCGATCAGATAAAAACCATAAGTGAGATGGAAAATACCCGGGTTGATCAGATTTACATCGGCAGCTGTACCAACGGAAGAATTGAAGATCTCCGGGTCGTCGCCGAAATCCTGAAAAATCAGAAGGTGTCGGAGAAGGTGAGGGTCGTTCTTTCTCCCGCTACACCGGACATTTACAGACAGGCCCTTAAAGAAGGACTCATTGAGATCTTTATGGATGCGGGTGTCTGCCTGACCAACCCGACCTGCGGCGCCTGTCTCGGTATGAGCAATGGAGTCCTGGCGGATGGAGAAGTCTGTGCCTCTACGACGAACCGGAATTTCAACGGCCGTATGGGCAAGGGCGGGACAGTTCACCTGATGAGCCCGGCCTCTGCCGCCGCCACCGCCATCAGCGGAACCATCACCAACTCAGCATTGTACAAGGGGTAA
- a CDS encoding 3-isopropylmalate dehydratase small subunit: MTDKKEFNGKVLFLDRSDINTDEIIPAKYLTEISKEALKPNLLEDLTLKGFNSAQDLPGKRVIITRSNFGCGSSREHAPWALEVNGINLVIAEDFARIFRQNMYNCGMMAVELRSEVIEALFADFSGEETSLTTDLEKNEFTLKSSSGKSRTIPFSISGFDKTLVEYGGWVGYADKNY; this comes from the coding sequence ATGACTGATAAAAAAGAATTCAATGGAAAGGTTCTGTTTCTGGACCGGTCCGATATTAATACTGACGAAATCATTCCGGCCAAATACCTGACGGAAATTTCCAAAGAAGCTCTCAAACCCAATCTTCTGGAAGATCTGACCTTGAAAGGGTTTAACTCTGCTCAAGATCTGCCGGGAAAAAGGGTCATCATCACAAGAAGCAACTTCGGCTGCGGGTCCTCCCGGGAACATGCACCCTGGGCTCTTGAAGTGAATGGTATCAATCTGGTGATTGCCGAAGACTTCGCCAGAATATTCCGTCAAAATATGTATAACTGCGGCATGATGGCGGTCGAACTCAGATCCGAAGTGATTGAGGCCCTCTTTGCCGACTTTTCCGGTGAAGAGACATCCTTGACTACCGATCTGGAGAAGAATGAGTTCACCTTGAAGTCTTCTTCAGGCAAGTCCAGGACCATCCCTTTCAGCATCTCCGGTTTTGATAAAACCCTGGTGGAATACGGCGGCTGGGTTGGCTACGCCGATAAAAATTATTAG